In the Chitinophagaceae bacterium genome, GGCCTTTATTCCGGACTTGGGGGTGAGCAAGACCCAAGAAAAATGGAAAAATTATGATGGCAAATGGAAAATGTGGGAAAGCTCCTTGTACTATTTACAACTCTAAATTTCAATCAAAATTAAATCTAATCCTTTTATTTTTGAAAAATCTTTATCTGCTGTCACTAAAGCTATATCGTAAACTAAACATGTTGAAGCAATAATTGCATCCGGTAATTTTATATTATACTTTCTTTTAAGTTCAATAGTTTTCTCTTTTATTTTAGTATTCCAATCAAGAATAAAGCAGTCCTTAATTAAACTTTTAAGCTTTACTTCATCTTCTTTTACTAAGCCTTTAAAGCCCAAAAGTTCAACTTCGGATATAAATGAAATCCCAAAATTAAAATCTAAAAAGGAAGCAACTACTTCATTTCCTTCATGAATATAGATTAAAAAATTAGTGTCGGCAATAAAATCAATCTTCATTTTCTCTTAATGTATTTTGATACTTTAAACCGTCTATATTTCTTTTCAATTTTCCAAAATGTTTGCTTAAGTTTCCTTTTTTGCGCTTATTTCTA is a window encoding:
- a CDS encoding type II toxin-antitoxin system VapC family toxin, whose product is MKIDFIADTNFLIYIHEGNEVVASFLDFNFGISFISEVELLGFKGLVKEDEVKLKSLIKDCFILDWNTKIKEKTIELKRKYNIKLPDAIIASTCLVYDIALVTADKDFSKIKGLDLILIEI